Genomic window (Arachis hypogaea cultivar Tifrunner chromosome 13, arahy.Tifrunner.gnm2.J5K5, whole genome shotgun sequence):
gTGTATAGCATCAAATTAATACAAAAACACACTCTACATTATTGATGATATTTtgactaaaatttaattttatgtatatGATTCCATCATTCCGTACAAAAACTGTTGTGATGAGATTCCCACATGTCATGTTATGAGGCACTCAGATACACATTTTATGCAcgagagaaaagaaaatagatactCCTATATAGTACAACACTACACATGCTACCATGTACTATATTTGATGTATGCTAACCACTCCTAGATATGGAAATAGATACTGAATACAATAATacatttttgccaaattttgctTCTTTCAAAGATGAAGGGAATTAGGAAAAGTGAATTGGTGATCATCACTGAAATTGTGACTGGCTGATTAGATTTAGTATTgaagaaattattataattttatttaaaatcacTACTATCAGCACACACTGTATGTCTAGTATCCTTTGTGTTAAAGAGATTTCTGGATTAATTATTCTGGAACATACGGTAAAGAATGACTATCGTTTTtctaaaagataataaataaatagtagtaatttttttatttattaaatacaacaATTCATGTGTCTCTTCTTACCggtttaagattttaaaattagtgaTTTCATGATCACATAATATCAGAATTATTGTTATGAACAGAAGATCTAaacttcaatttttattataaaaaaaaagataaataaaaagtaaaattaaagatgACTATAAAAATTCATTGTTAGTCGTTACTCATACTTGATTTGCACCGTGTTCAATTGTTCATCACTCATCACTGTCAAATAAATTTgccttatttaatattaattaattatcgcaacaattaatgaatactaaataaggcaagttatgattgtttttcttttgttaccaAATATTTCCCATAAAATATATAGTTTTCCTTACAAGATGTTAATATTGTGCCTTATTTTAGTCAACAATAATGATACCATTTTCATGAAAATTACTCTAGTGCTCTTACATTGAAGTCATCACATACAATTTTTAGAGTTATTTGACTAATTAATGTTACCATAATTTGACCAAAATAAGATAATTAAAACTGTTAAAATTAAACCACCCATTTGTCTAAAAGTAGTACTAAACATTGATGATAGTTGACATCCAAATAATGTGTGatacaatattttaaaattgaaggAAAAGATCCAACACAGATCAATGAGGGAGAAGTCATAGCTGGAAATGATTCAAGACAAAATAAGTATGAGTGGCTGCAATGCAGAAAATAGGGCAGGAATATGAGTAAGATGATGCTGATGGCTGTTAAGCTCATGTGACATGTGGAGGCCACATTGGTACTTCTCTGCTGCTTTTGTTTCtaccttttttatctttttttttttttaaattatttgaacaaCCAAAATTAGTTCTCCATTCACATaatcattttagttttaattttgattattgcTTTATGTATGAAAAGCTTTTAATAAGACTTCAAATTATTCATTATGCTAACTGCTAAGTGATAAATATGAGTTAATAGCTAAAATGTTACCTTCTTTGAGAAATTAAGCATTTTTTGTCTATTTGGTTTTTGTTTAAATATCATAAATTAATCTATGGGCAATATAATTGTAAATCAgattcttaatattttaatattatttaattagtaaaaaaacttatttaatttcttattgTATATGtttaaaatcaatttaaaatgtttgaattttttgaaaactaaacaaCAAATATGTGAGCTTACTATATAAACTAaaggaaataattaaaaaatgtagGGTTTTGAGGTCCCCTCGTATGGTACGTTATATGGACCCAAAGTGTGCCATTATATTTGGTGTACATATGGCAGACATGCAACTCAAGGACTGTGTTAGGGTCCCATACCTTAGATCTCCCTGTACACCAATATCCAACCCTTTTCTGTTCCTTCAAATTTATAACAAACCCATCTTCTACATTTTATACTTTTTAGGGTTGTTAACAGATGGGGTTAGttcgaattaaaaaaaaaattgagaatcaAATCGATTAAATTTTAATTGGTTCAAATTTTGAGTTAGAAATAAATATCATAATTTGAGttagaaaagaataaaattatatatatactattttttttaattaatataagtcTAATCTGATAATCGAGTTGGTTCAGATATCTTGACCTTAGAAGGTTAGAACCAATAAAGATCAGGTTAAATCGAATCCGACTCGATTGCACCTGATTAATACTCGTCAATACAAAATTAATATAATCAAGTTAAGTTGGTTTTAGTCAGGTAATTAGATTATCAATATCCCTAAACACCCTTATTCTTTTACTCTACTAAATTAATGCATTTTTTTCAGTACTAGGATGTGGTAATAATTATGCATATAGTTAGAGAGGTTAATGTAATACTATACCAATGaatttatttaacttaattatGCATATAATGCCTTGACCATTTTTACAAATGCGAATATTGAGTGTAAAACAttaacaattaaattattatttggtAAGAATAATGGCAGGGGCTTAGTTTGGTGTTAAGAATTAAGATGGTTCTATAACAGTGTAACCTTCTTATGGAAAGATATTTGCTAATTGCTATATGTGATTGTACGAACTATATACAACCTGCAAATTTTCCAGTATTTTTGCCAGATTTGAGATTTTTACTAAGATTTCAGACTCAGTCTTTTGTACAAATCTAGCTAGCTTCCACGAACTTTTTCGAATATAATGTGATGGTTTGATAGTTGAATAATTAAAGAGGACTTCGGTCACTTCTACAAAATGGAGGGAAAAAGCTACTTATGCCAAATTTAGCAACATGCGACTTTACaagattaaataagaaaaataattctAGCTGATTTGTtggtattattgttattattattattcttgttttTCACTGGGTCAATATATTTAGGTTCTCTTAAAAATTGACTCACTCAATCCAATGGAtgatagaaaaaagaaaaggtaACAATCTCCTTTCAAGACGTCTAATTAAGAGTACCTATCGCTCTGACAAATCCCATAATAGCCATAAAACTATCTATTCctacaaaaaacaaaatttatagatAGATCAATAGATATCTTTTAAATATGAAAATCCACAAATAACCCTGATGAGAAAAAAAATCTCTTCAAAGATACATCATTTTTGGTTAACTTTGACAAGTGTCggctataaaaataatttatttcaagGCCCAATAAGGTCCAAAACCTTTATTTGCCAATGATTAATGGTCTCAAATtgtaaagaaaaaacaaaattgtCTCTTgaccaaaaatataaataaacatggtCTAAAATTCTAGTGTGTGAATTTTTTCCTAATCACTGCTGTCTAAAGTCATTAGAGCAGTAGGAGAAAAAGTATGGAccagtaattttattaaattcttaccaacaattttattaaattcttaccaacatgtaactaataaaaaaaattaattaatcctacaccattaaaaacattattgatggttacttgatgactacaaatcacaagTTACTGGACGAGAAATGCTAGGGGACcagcaattttggtgttttgtaaccatcaattgaccatcaataatgtttttaatagtgtgagattacatctaatggtgggagatcactcacttttgttttgatgattaagtgctggccagaaaacacaaaagttgctggtcccctagacttttccttactGGACCCTAACACTCCTCTAGAACACTAGGGGAAAATACCCTTGCATAGTCTTAACGTTATGATAGCAGACATTTTTTTATTTGCAAATTCTATACGATGCATACATTTACATAGTTGGCCAATTAAAGGTTAGAAaggaaaaagaataaataaaaggaacCAGCCATTCTGGCATGTTTGCTTATttttcaactatattatatataatccCTCAAAATCTGGCGAAGTAATGAAACAACTAGTAAAGGATGGAAGTTTTGGAAGCtgtacattttttttttgttttgggggggggggggggggggggggcgcaTAGTTACAAATTAAGGTACATTTAAGACatgaataaaatacaaaaaagagAAACGGATCGTATTACTACCTTTGGGGAGCACCAGAAAGGATAGGATCATTGATTGCTGAACTATGCTTGCCAAATGCAGGAATACTAAGAGAGCGTTTTCTCATTTTGGCTTTGCCCCTCGGCGTTATTTTCCTTTCACTCTTCTTTTCCACGAGAAAGGAAGAGTAAGAACGATGGTCTGGACCTGGACCTGGACCTGGCACAGGGATTGGCTCACTTCTAGTTCTATGGAATACATCCATGTTCCGATTATGATTATTCGGTTGCATTTTTGTTTCTAACTCCGCTGCAACCGCGGCAAGCTTATCCTTCAACTCCTCCTCGTCATCCTGCCACACATACCCATAATCTTGATCTTGCATTGCAAGATCATCGTACTCCTCATCTGACTTTGTAGATTCCTCATCAACTGACCCTTCCTGCACAGCAATGGAAAGGCCTAAAATTCCTCTCTAGGAAGAATTGATAGTATATACACATGCACGTGCACGCACACAATCAGTTCATATTGGTGTATCATTTAAACTAATATGGAGACTTTAACTTTACCTCGTCATGGACGTCTTTGTGACCATCATCACTTAAATCATCATCACTACCTACCTCTAGCTGATCATCGTCGTCTAACTCTTCATCACTACCATGCACCGAGAAATCTTCCTTGAGCTATAAAATACAGAATGAAAAAAGGGGCAACAAAAAGATTAACGTCTTTAGTTTATACTCCAACTTTTTCGTCACCAACAATAACGAGCCTTTAATTTTTTGCACTGAACAagaagataaattaaaaagagttgtTCAAATTTACCTCTTTCGCAGGACCTTCCGAGGTCGGTGAGCTACAGCAAGAGGATAAATATCTACTACCAGAATCATATCTACTACCAGAATCATCAGCCCTCGACTCATCAACACTTCCAGCTCGACTAGTACCACCATCACTGGGCCAAGCACTGATCCCATAAAAACCAAACTGAAGATTTATCGGTTCTGCCTTACCAATCCGCAAGGGACCATACATTGGACTTCCGATTCCATTATCTGGTCCAAGGCCCCAAATAGGCTTCCCATTAGAGTCAACGCGATTAACAGGCCAAGCTTTCGCAACAGATCCATCGGTATTAACAAGTGCCATCAGACTCCTTGAAGAACCTTTCCTCTGGATCAACCGGAACATTCCTTTCGAGCTTAAAGTATTTGCTGCACATTGATGTCTATACTCCTCATCAACAACCGTTACAGTATTTCTAATGGGATCATACAGTTGATCCCCTGCTCCACGCCTCCGAAGACAGCTGAAGACAGTTGCATGGATGGCTGCTACACTCTTGTCAACATTTGTATTGTTTATTTTGGGAACTAAATGCTTCTCAGCACGCTTACAGAGATAATCCTGAATTGTCCTAATATTTCGAATATACTTTACATACTTGTTTTTAGCTGGGTCAAGTGTCATATACTTCGCACGTACAGCAAATCTTTCCAGGTGCTTTTCCTCGTTTGAAATGTATATCATGAACGGTATGATTGAAGGATGTTTCTTCATAAGCCCCATCTGCATGAGtattaaagttattattatttccAGGCAATCAGAAAAATATAGAAGTACTTCTTGAATTCCATAAAGAAATATTAAAGAAAACAATAATGACTTACAACAAAGTTTAGGCTCAAATGAACACCCTCTACAACAACAGACTCCTTCCGTTCTTCCCAGGCAGTGATTAGCCTATCAAGACTGTCAATCACCATCTCGCTCTGTGCCTTAAATCCTTCAACAGCCATTTGCTTTGGATTTGGCAGTTCAGTAATGTTAGAGCCTATCTCCAATGTCCCTGAATCGCATTTCCTATGACCACCCTCGTTTGCTACATCCTTGGGAAGAGAACGTGCCACGCCTGCTAGCTTTTTAGCTTTCTTTTTGGCCTTGGCTTCTGCAACAGAAACTGGATCCAAACACTCGCCGGCATGGTAAGTAGAAGCCCATAACAAGGGGTTCTCCTTCTCATCAGCAAAACTCCTCATCATGTGCCTGATAGAATCGGTTGATACCACTGTGGTGAGGCCCAATCTGCCACCCTGCAGTTATAAATGGTACCCAAAATATTTGACTGAGGTATAAATAGCTCTTAGCTGTTCATCTTTCAATGGCAAGCCAAAATATTTCCTACCCAACAATTACTACAAACTAGGATTACATAATTGGATTTGCAAGAGATACACTTCTTGTAAGATGAAGATAAATTACCAGCAGTGAAGACAATGTGGATTTGCCACAGCCACTAGTGCCACACAACAGCACTGTCACAGACTCCTTCCTTTCTCGCATCCTATAACCAAAAATAGAAGATATATGCAATTTTAGTGTTACATATATCAATATGCTTATTTCTTCCAAACAAACTACAAAAAGAAAATTGGAAATGAGTCCATAAAATTTTATTGCCATTGAATAGAATCATAAACACTTCAGTCTCTGAAGATGTGCTATATGGTTAGTGGTATTGTAAAAATCTTGACCATGAAAAATCATCTCTAATTGTCTGCATTGTAAATCAACACAGGCCCCAACAAGGTATGAAAACAATGGCATACCTGCAGGCTAGCACCAAATCTGCTCTCTGATTGGGACCGAGATACTTGTACTCAGACATAGCATCACAAACCATATCTAAAAATGTTTCTCTCTGAACAAATGCTGTTGTGCGCCTTTTGTACGACTCAAATGGTACactgttatttttttctttcgccAGACGACATAACCGGTCTCCTAAGTCTGTTTTAGCCAAGCAAAAACCAGCATTCTTACCATCTTTATTCACAAAATTTTCACTTGGTGTGTATGAACCTGACAGCGTTACAGCTTCAGGCTGTGGGGTACCAGTGGTACTCTCCCCCTTTGTGACTTCAAATACTCTTTTGCTGATCTGTTaagaggaaaataaaaaagataatcaGAATAATTTGTAGTAGGGAAAATATCCCAGAGCAGGCCATGTTAATTACGATTTGTTACTCAAAATCAAAGGTTTGTTTGATATGAAGCAATTGACTCACAATACATAGTTTTCTGTGTGCATACGAAActcttattaatttatatatacaaaaacaAAGACCAAACACAACAACCGAAGACTTAAAAGAAGCTTAAAAAATAAAACGACAAAGCAAAAGAACAAACACGTCAAATTGCAAAAGCTTCACTACAGGCCTATACCTAACAAATAACAACACTACTAAAAATACTCGAAAACCTCATAATTTCAACCAAAACTTCCAGCAAAGCACCTCAAACCCAGAGCCTCGAACAAAATTATCCAGATCAACCAGTTAAGTTACCAAATCACAGCTCTCaggaaattaaaactaaattattCAAAATCTAGTATCACCAAAATAATTTTGCAGAATCAAAATTCCAATTCAcaacaaatatttaaaaacaatacaaataaaataaaccttgaaGGCATGGCGAGCTTTGCATCCCATAAGTTGAAGAGTGCTCTGAAGAACAGAGCGCGTGTATCGAAACGAATCCTTCTCCTTCTCGTCCACCACCACTATGTACAATATCTTCGGAGTTTCGCACATCGTTCCTTATCCTGCACCTGGAACGCACACACAATTATCGTTCACCAtccttcattcattcattatcatgcaaaaacaaataataacttCCATTCTAAGCCAAATGTATTCATGCGATTGCGATGATATTGAAATCAATGAAAAGTAGAGGTACCTAAACCTTAAACCGCAACAATGCGACTCGGAACGAATCAGGATGATCACGGAACAAAGCACAATGAATCAGGAGAATATATTGAtcaatttgaatttaattaaattgtttctGATGGAATTACACGCCATTGTTGTTGTCGTGGTTTTAGGTTTTGAAAACGTAaatcgcttcttcttcttcttcgttcttTCTTAATCCATCAACCTTCCTTCCTtcattctttctcttctctcttttgatTTGTTTTTGGTTCGTTTCATTTTTGCACCGCTTTCTTGTCTCCAAAAAATAAACGGTTTTCAGCGTGTGCGTTAAAATGACGAACTTGCCCTCCGTTTTTAAGGAATTTTCATTTGCCgcgtattattatttatatatatatatatatatatatatatatatatatatatatttttttttttttttcgatttttggaACGCTGTGGAGAAAGCGTGGGCCCTAAATGAGGATCAAAGGGGTTAAGGAAAGATTCAGATtctgtaatttaatattattaatttattatacttttattccttttatattaattgctttttttttttccttttaaattaaGGAAGAAATTTAATAGCGAAAAAGAGAACTTGAAAAATTACCCTTCCGGATTGTGAGGGGCCAGTGTCATAATCTATGATCTATcactcttttctattttttggttagAACCATCTATCACtctttattcaatgaattaaacTTTATCTTaaccattaataataataaatggatAGATTAGTAGCTAGCCAATTCAATCTTGTTATCATTTAGAgtttaattgaaaagtcaatttattttaattaatatcagttaattaaattttaaacaaaattttaaatcttaactctaaattttaaatttttcagaaaattaaaattttaaaaataatatgaaaaattgactaatattaattaattaaagataatTGTTGTATACTAGTTAATTCCATTGATTAtcgtttagttatatatatatatcaaacattttaagttttagaatttttttttcaaaaacattatTAGGATAATCCTGCTTGTGCAAAATCTAATATGTTTGGTTGAATGACAATTTTCATCcataaaatacaaactaaatatcTCATTCACCGGAATAATGTATTGAATATAATATGATATTTTCAATAACTGCATCATCGATTTTGTAAATATCATACCTACCTGCTAGCTACTATAACCCCACACAGCATATTAATCAAATAACAAAAATGCATTCATGGTGGATAAAGGAGACAACCTGCAGTGTGAAATGGTGttgttattataaatttttattcttaattattgTCATCGATGTCTCATGTAAAGAAGAGCTTGATTTTGAACGAAGAAGATAGTGATATATGTGGAAGCAGGTCTATGCTACTTAATTTGTCTTTGTTCTTATGTTGTTTACTTCATTTGTCACCTTCTATTACATGAATATGACTTTTTATTGTTTTAGGGCGTGGACTTTGAAGTCCACCCTACATATCATTCTTggataaatattttagaataaaaaatataaatttaattttaatgtactataaatataaaattattttatacgtgtatttaattatataatattatattagtaaatataactattttttatattaattacgtgaataattatctaaaaaaataattataatcgtACGattctataaaatattttaaattatcaatacattaaaattaaaatctaaaaagtaTATATGAAATTGTATACAAACatataacacaaaatatttttcacttgaaataagttttttttttctaaaaataaaaaagaagtaagttttctattactttaatgtttatatattttattattttcattcttatcttaaaataataaaattaaatacgtACCTTATATATTTGATCTTAGAGCACTGATGAAGAAACACTACACCAATGCAATAGCGGTCATATATATAGCATCTAATGATGACTTCTACAACCAATTCTAGATGAATATATATAGTACATGCATGTCATTCAAAGAAATTCTTGCATGCACCTAGAATAAATGAATGTTCTGattaattaatgaataaattattatttgtatccataaaagatATAGACGTTAATGAatgtacttatataaaaataaaacgatAATTATAACTACGGAATATAATTTTTGTGTGCCAAAAGTACTCTAAGGACTAATTACGTAATCAACGTCTGGgtactcttatttttatatggGTACATTTGTCAGCGTCTGTATCTTTTATTAatacaaatgataatttattcttaattaattgtttttttatgttagtattataaatttattattaatttaatttaaatttttaaatattaataaaataaactttaaattataaaataatataatatgaaactgacaaaattttaaaaatataaataaaccaaaattttaaatctaaattttaaattttaaatcttaaataaactaaaatttgTTTACTCATATTTTTtgctgaaattttttattttgattttttttctgatAAGTTATTCATCATATTCCGttgttaaaaataaaactttATTACCCTTAATTATTAATTGCGTTCATATTACGACTAACGTGTAGTTCAAGCTTTGTCTAGAAAGGGAAGAATGTAACATAGAAACATAAGTAGTATATATGGCACTAATAATTAATGAAggactaaaaaattataaaaacaatatTAGTTATTTGAAACAGACTGCAAACCGTGGGCGTAGGGTCTGTAAACATTAAACTTTCATTTGATtacattaaatatttaatataattttataatgaaaaatagaaaatgaaaatgcAATTGAGTGTGGTAGATttggtaattaaaaataaaaatggtggGCATATTGGGGAAGTGAATTAAGAATAATGTTAATATTAGTTAGTATATTGTGTTGGTGACTTGGTGTAGCAACCTCCATGAGCAATAGTGATGAAAGTCTTGGTGATAACACGTGTGTTTTGatttgtttagggtttagaaAGAACAACACGTGGAGTTGCATACTACAAACTaggcacacattttaataatcACTCTTCCAAACCTTGGCGGTTTCATTAAAGAAACTTAACTATGATTCatcattattaaaatatatagcTTTTCATCCAATTTCTTTCTATTgagattaattttaataaatattgttTTGAGAGTTACCTAAAACATTGATTTAGATTTTAGCGTAAAACCTCGACTCCTTCTTGGAACAGCGTCCAAATTGTTCCTATGTTAGTATATTGTGTTAATTTAGACAAATGTTTAATAGATTACAACGTAAATATATTTGAAAAGTCTTAatatatttatagtagaatataattattattttttttagtatagtTCTATCTTTAATTAATGATAaccgtttttttatttttaagagtttgttgagatttatttttttaaaagagatagaaataataaaagagatttgaGTAAACCTTTTTAAAGAAGTTGAGTAAATGGTTGAGGATACTTTTTTTTAGACGACCTGAATTTATATTTTGAGTCAGAATatgaataaatattaaataagataaattttagttatttttaattatcaaaaaaaagattttcaattatttttatttttttagtctttttaatattattattttataatataatatcataattttatataaaaaaaatttaaaattcgatctataataaatctcaaaaataaaaaataatataaaacaaataaaaaataaaacatatgcaaactgtttttgtttttttttttttttttttgcttcttctgTGAGAGATTATCACAAGTGTTTTGGTTTGTGGGAGAGAATATCTTCTAGGATTTGGATTTATATCCAATATTATATTAAAGACCAGAGTAGTAAACATAAGAATTCTTTTAAATGTGTGAAATAAATAAGTTTGGTTAATATGTGTCTAgaagttttaaaattaatattctttataaatcttttttaattaataaacctTATTAAGATATATGTCTATTCTTAGGACTAAACCCAATGAAAAATAGcgaaaatttcatgagaaatggATCACAAAAGTTATTGGTTTGAAGGTAAAAAAATGGAATTACTcgcaaaatattttaaaatgttaaaaagagaattaaaacaaagatattaaaaataaggaTGTTACATCCGTTGGAAAAgagttcttattatttttttttaaaagataaaaatatattttattaaatttgataaatgAAATACAGAATCTATGTcaggataaaaataataaatgatgGGGATCTCTTAAATAAACTACACTTAGAAAGAAATCTAAtagtgaaaaatagaaaaaaaaaattgtaaaaagtgaaagtagatttttttttcagAGAATAGGACTTGTGAACTAACTCAATGAGAAGTTACATAGAGATGTTGAATCTCTCGAACTAGAAGCATCGAGAATAGAAGTTGGGACAGTGTTGGTTTCTTCAAAGACAAAGATATTCCTAACTTTCCAACAATCTCAACATAGAATAGCAAACAATTGTTGGTTCCGATTGTCACCACCCATTGAACAAACTGCTCCGTCGTGGTGTTCCaccaagaccaaaattcagtaaTTGAATGGGTGGGGAGGCATAAACTCAGAGAACTATTGGACCAAGCATCTCTTATAGGTGGACATTGCATAAGACGGTAAGGGATTGTTTCGTCCTCTTCTTGGCAACGGAGACACAGTGCCGGTGTTGCAGGAAATCTCCGGTAAATCTGGGCTAGAACCGGAAGCCGACCATGGAGACACTTCCAAATAAACAGTTTAATTTTGTGAGGGAGCTTCATCTTCCAAAGGTTGATACAGGGGGCTTTTTACTGCATATGGGTTGAACATAGTTCAAGCGGAGGGTGTAAGAATAGGTATGTCACTCTATAGCCTAATATTGTATCATACTTCTTTTGTTTGTTCAGTGTCCATTGGAGTGTGTCATCTCCACCTTCAATTTTCAAAGATAGAATTCTAGTTAAAATATCACTTGAAAAGATCTCTATAATTAACGGTTGATTCTAAATTCTTTCTTCAATAATCAGGTCTTTTACTCTGGGAGCAACAATGGCCGAGTGTTGAACATTTATTGGCACAGTGAATGGATATGGGGGAGGCAGCCATAGGTCATCAAACGTACGAATGTTTATACCGTTATCTATTCTCCGGCTAAGTCCCTTCTCCACCACATTTCTACCTTGCAAAACACTTCTCTATCCCCAAGAAGAGAGTGTTCCAGGTTCTGCATTTAGAATATTTCTGTTTCTGAAATATTTACCTTTGTAAATTCTGACCAGTAGAGAATTAGAATGTGTTGCTATTCTTCAATACTATTTTTCTAACAGAGCAAGGTTTTGAGCTTTAAGGTCTTTAAAACCAAGACCTCCTTCCTTTTTTGGGCGGGTCATAGTGTCCCAGCTGATCCAGGTCAGTCGCCTTTCATTTCTTTTTTGACCCCACCAGAACTGAGTC
Coding sequences:
- the LOC112736470 gene encoding P-loop NTPase domain-containing protein LPA1 homolog 1, which produces MCETPKILYIVVVDEKEKDSFRYTRSVLQSTLQLMGCKARHAFKISKRVFEVTKGESTTGTPQPEAVTLSGSYTPSENFVNKDGKNAGFCLAKTDLGDRLCRLAKEKNNSVPFESYKRRTTAFVQRETFLDMVCDAMSEYKYLGPNQRADLVLACRMRERKESVTVLLCGTSGCGKSTLSSLLGGRLGLTTVVSTDSIRHMMRSFADEKENPLLWASTYHAGECLDPVSVAEAKAKKKAKKLAGVARSLPKDVANEGGHRKCDSGTLEIGSNITELPNPKQMAVEGFKAQSEMVIDSLDRLITAWEERKESVVVEGVHLSLNFVMGLMKKHPSIIPFMIYISNEEKHLERFAVRAKYMTLDPAKNKYVKYIRNIRTIQDYLCKRAEKHLVPKINNTNVDKSVAAIHATVFSCLRRRGAGDQLYDPIRNTVTVVDEEYRHQCAANTLSSKGMFRLIQRKGSSRSLMALVNTDGSVAKAWPVNRVDSNGKPIWGLGPDNGIGSPMYGPLRIGKAEPINLQFGFYGISAWPSDGGTSRAGSVDESRADDSGSRYDSGSRYLSSCCSSPTSEGPAKELKEDFSVHGSDEELDDDDQLEVGSDDDLSDDGHKDVHDEEGSVDEESTKSDEEYDDLAMQDQDYGYVWQDDEEELKDKLAAVAAELETKMQPNNHNRNMDVFHRTRSEPIPVPGPGPGPDHRSYSSFLVEKKSERKITPRGKAKMRKRSLSIPAFGKHSSAINDPILSGAPQR